The Malus sylvestris chromosome 8, drMalSylv7.2, whole genome shotgun sequence genomic interval ATCGCCACCTTAGCCAGCTTCTCAGCCTCTCTCCAAGCTGAACTCGGTGTAAGCGGCTCCCCGTTTTCATCCAATACAGCGGTCGCCGCCACATCCCTTTCCACGCCGCCTCTCCGCCGTTTGATCATAATCATCATCATTTGTCGCTGCTCCTCCATGATCTTGTGCTGCCTTCTCCAATGCCAGCTCTGAGAGCTCGGCTTCCAGGCCGCGCACGTACTCGTCAGCCGATACTGAGCCGGATTTCATGAGCAGAGCCCGGGCCGATGAAAGCAAATGATGTGCACTAGAGTAGTCATTGTGCTCAACCAATCTCCACGACTCAGGTACCTCACGAGTTGTAATAAACAGCCCTCTCAGCCGTTTGATCTTCGGGGCTTGAAGATGATCTCACGGTATCCGAAGACGATCTCACATAAAAAACTTAGAATTTGAGACTTCTAATTCTCAAGTTTAAATTCTATGTAAATAagcgtcatttatcattttttatgattgaaagtttaaaaataacaaatttcgtattcaatttcattgttattttaggttaaccaaacaagaaaattcataaattctagaaaataaaatctcatcATTTCAATTTACGTCATTTTGAAAATTTcgtagtaatcttaaatttcttcattcaaACATAATATAATAGTTGTAAAATTATCATCATGACTACATATCACAACCCGTCTCGAAATATTCAGTTTTAGCGATgtgaaatgactattttgccctcGGACGTGTTGTGTGATTGTGCGATTTAAGTTTGGGAGTGAACTAATTCTTTAAGTCCTTATTATTTGGAACTAAAAAGGACTTGGTTGTTGGTTTTGGTAGGTGACCCACGtgtgccacacacacacacacacacttactctcttcctctcctgtgctctctctccttcccttaTGTACGAACGAACGTCAAATCGACCATTTCATGCACGGATT includes:
- the LOC126631480 gene encoding E3 ubiquitin-protein ligase WAV3-like — its product is MVGASWPHYPPCVSEGCTNAACCGQEFKYVWPELVGKPASDAAATINKNNPAVTVLILKPGFIRLGNFCCNRVYVFTDEKDHLQAPKIKRLRGLFITTREVPESWRLVEHNDYSSAHHLLSSARALLMKSGSVSADEYVRGLEAELSELKRRRGGVERDVAATAVLDENGEPLTPSSAWREAEKLAKVAIMKKSLNGVSDLHGFENARF